The proteins below are encoded in one region of Bremerella sp. P1:
- a CDS encoding DUF6797 domain-containing protein: MIQSQRSLSTLALLVVALSAQIVLGQTLEEQLQAIDPNQLATEAKQLGDAKRGAILFYQPHMACRSCHAIDDQAPLGPDLTQWKKLPSDADLVDAILAPSKAIREGFEAVSVLTVDGKVITGRQVESTPQHVVLQELTGAQLRHTIPVDDIEDQTNGKQSLMPSGLANQLSGRQQFLDLVRYLMEIRDGGRIAARNLEPAPHLYAVKPIPEYEKRIDHAGIIAELDDASFKRGQAIYERVCANCHGTHDKAGSLPTSPRFASARLKNRIDPHGMYQTLTHGFGMMQPQGWMVPQQKYDVIHYIREAYFQKNNPTQYAKIDDAYLKGLPAGDFRGPEPSPMRPWITMDYGPSLINTYEVGNDGSNFAYKGIATRLDDGAGGVSRGSRWMVFDHDTMRMAAAWQGEGFIDWQGIHFDGKHGVHPHVVGEVLAENKTAPGWANPENGSFDDPRIVGRDGRHYGPLPGSWAQYHGLYRHGNERIISYQVGDAEVLEMPELLVNSPAVFARQFEIAPRDHQLVLRVADLPGESSGPAQLKKWSDDGSAFVVHTGSESTPVSDEVTFDGSTFAEVASGDAFDMTKSDFSITARIRTKQGGTIFAQTTPGPKWVADGKVFFVRGGKLCYDIGWVGVVRSKKNVDDGKWHDVAMTWDQETAAVSLWIDGKLDQQKPLRPKQSLQNTVVRIGYASPNFPDPGHFQGEIESVKFFGEKLDAAAIEDAKKQPFPIANWSTAAADDGHLVNQSGKPYHAKITRGTPKAASPNYLVAGLKNPPVDATFRLAGQSLLLDLPASNETTKFTLWFTSAADAEKVDQVVSAVKLTSSDIPDLQAATQGSPARWPEVIETKTVQDESDGAFAADVLTLPEANPWNAQVRLTGFDFYPGGDRAAVCAWDGDVWLVDGLMAKDGTLRWRRIASGLFQPLGLKIVDGTIYVTCRDQIVILRDLNGDLETDFYECFNNDHQVTEHFHEFAMGLQVDDDGNFYYAKSARHAKTAVVPHHGTLLRVSPDGRKTDILATGFRAANGVCLNPDGSFVVTDQEGHWNPKNRINWVEEGGFYGNMYGYHDVTDESDEAMDPPLCWITNEFDRSPAELLWVPEDCWGSLGGSLLNLSYGYGKVYVVPFESIDGLKQGGMCELPLPQFPTGTARGRFNPDDSQLYVCGMFAWGSNQHQPGGFYRIRRTEQPVYLPVGLKATTDGIQITFSDKLDPKTSTSPENYAITAWDLQRSKNYGSKHYNERAWKASAAKLSADRKTVTLTLPDIEPTWGMEIRCFLKSEEGAPVNVRIHNTIHRLGES, encoded by the coding sequence ATGATTCAGTCGCAACGAAGTCTTTCGACGCTTGCTCTACTCGTCGTCGCGCTATCTGCTCAAATCGTGCTAGGGCAAACGCTCGAAGAACAGCTCCAGGCCATCGATCCCAATCAACTGGCAACCGAAGCCAAGCAGCTAGGCGATGCGAAGCGGGGAGCGATCCTCTTCTATCAGCCGCACATGGCGTGTCGGTCGTGTCACGCGATTGATGATCAGGCACCACTAGGGCCGGACCTGACCCAGTGGAAGAAGCTTCCGTCGGATGCCGACCTGGTCGACGCGATCCTGGCCCCGTCGAAAGCCATTCGCGAAGGCTTTGAAGCGGTCAGCGTTTTGACGGTCGATGGTAAAGTGATCACCGGCCGCCAGGTCGAAAGCACGCCACAGCACGTCGTGCTGCAAGAGTTAACCGGCGCTCAGCTGCGACACACGATCCCCGTCGACGATATCGAAGATCAAACCAACGGTAAGCAGTCGCTTATGCCGTCTGGCCTGGCCAATCAGCTCTCGGGTCGGCAGCAGTTCCTCGATCTGGTGCGATACCTGATGGAAATTCGCGATGGTGGTCGGATCGCCGCACGAAACCTGGAGCCGGCTCCTCATCTGTATGCGGTGAAGCCGATTCCTGAGTATGAAAAACGAATCGATCACGCCGGCATCATCGCCGAGCTGGACGACGCCAGTTTCAAACGCGGCCAGGCAATCTACGAGCGGGTCTGTGCCAACTGCCACGGCACGCACGACAAGGCCGGCTCGCTGCCGACCTCGCCGCGCTTCGCTAGTGCCAGGCTGAAGAACCGCATCGATCCGCACGGCATGTATCAAACGCTGACCCATGGCTTCGGCATGATGCAGCCGCAAGGATGGATGGTGCCGCAGCAGAAGTACGACGTGATTCACTACATTCGCGAGGCGTACTTCCAGAAGAACAATCCCACGCAATACGCGAAGATCGATGACGCCTACCTGAAGGGCCTGCCTGCCGGCGACTTCCGCGGGCCGGAACCCTCGCCGATGCGCCCCTGGATCACGATGGACTACGGTCCGTCCCTGATCAACACCTACGAGGTGGGAAACGACGGTTCCAATTTCGCTTATAAGGGAATTGCTACCCGGCTGGATGACGGAGCTGGCGGCGTCTCGCGTGGTAGCCGCTGGATGGTCTTCGATCACGATACGATGCGCATGGCCGCGGCCTGGCAAGGAGAAGGCTTCATCGACTGGCAAGGCATCCACTTCGACGGCAAGCACGGCGTCCATCCGCATGTGGTCGGTGAAGTTCTCGCGGAAAACAAAACGGCTCCTGGTTGGGCCAATCCTGAGAATGGCTCGTTCGACGATCCCCGTATCGTTGGTCGCGACGGTCGTCACTACGGCCCGCTGCCGGGGTCATGGGCGCAATACCACGGGCTGTACCGCCACGGGAACGAGCGGATCATCAGTTACCAGGTTGGCGACGCCGAAGTGTTGGAGATGCCTGAGCTGCTGGTGAACTCGCCGGCGGTATTTGCTCGCCAATTCGAGATCGCCCCGCGCGACCATCAACTGGTGCTGCGTGTCGCCGACTTGCCAGGAGAAAGTAGCGGGCCAGCTCAGCTTAAGAAGTGGAGTGACGACGGCTCGGCCTTTGTGGTTCATACCGGTTCGGAGAGTACACCGGTGAGCGATGAAGTGACGTTCGATGGTTCTACGTTTGCGGAAGTCGCCTCCGGTGATGCGTTCGACATGACCAAATCCGATTTCAGCATCACTGCCCGCATCCGCACCAAGCAAGGCGGCACAATCTTCGCTCAGACCACGCCAGGACCCAAGTGGGTTGCCGACGGCAAGGTCTTCTTCGTGCGAGGTGGTAAGCTGTGCTACGACATCGGCTGGGTGGGGGTCGTGCGGTCGAAGAAGAACGTCGACGACGGAAAGTGGCATGACGTCGCGATGACCTGGGACCAGGAAACGGCTGCCGTATCGCTATGGATCGATGGAAAGCTCGACCAGCAGAAACCGCTCCGACCGAAGCAATCTCTCCAGAACACCGTCGTGAGGATCGGCTACGCCAGCCCGAACTTCCCCGACCCAGGCCACTTCCAAGGAGAGATCGAATCCGTGAAGTTCTTTGGCGAGAAGCTGGACGCCGCCGCGATCGAAGATGCGAAGAAGCAGCCATTCCCGATCGCCAACTGGAGTACTGCCGCGGCGGACGACGGCCACTTGGTCAATCAATCCGGAAAGCCGTACCACGCCAAGATCACCCGTGGCACGCCCAAGGCGGCTTCTCCCAATTACCTGGTCGCCGGGCTGAAGAATCCTCCGGTCGATGCGACATTCCGATTAGCTGGCCAGTCGCTGCTCTTGGATCTGCCAGCCAGTAACGAGACAACGAAGTTCACCTTGTGGTTTACTTCCGCGGCAGATGCGGAGAAGGTCGACCAGGTCGTCAGTGCTGTGAAGCTGACCAGCAGCGATATTCCAGATCTTCAGGCCGCCACCCAAGGAAGCCCTGCCCGCTGGCCGGAAGTGATTGAGACGAAAACGGTGCAAGACGAAAGTGACGGCGCGTTTGCAGCCGACGTGTTGACGTTGCCTGAGGCCAACCCGTGGAATGCCCAGGTGCGTTTGACCGGCTTCGACTTCTACCCCGGTGGCGATCGTGCGGCCGTGTGTGCTTGGGACGGCGACGTCTGGTTGGTCGATGGTCTGATGGCCAAAGACGGCACACTCCGCTGGCGCCGCATCGCTTCTGGTCTGTTTCAGCCGCTAGGTTTGAAGATTGTTGACGGCACGATCTACGTGACGTGTCGCGACCAGATCGTCATTCTGCGAGACCTCAACGGCGACCTGGAAACCGACTTCTACGAGTGCTTCAACAATGACCACCAGGTGACCGAGCACTTCCACGAGTTTGCCATGGGACTGCAGGTCGACGACGACGGCAACTTCTACTACGCGAAGTCGGCTCGCCATGCCAAGACGGCGGTCGTTCCGCATCATGGAACGCTCTTGCGAGTTTCGCCTGACGGAAGAAAGACCGATATCCTGGCCACCGGCTTCCGAGCGGCCAACGGCGTGTGCTTGAACCCCGACGGCTCGTTCGTGGTGACCGACCAGGAAGGCCACTGGAACCCGAAGAACCGCATTAACTGGGTCGAAGAAGGTGGCTTCTATGGCAACATGTATGGCTACCACGATGTGACCGACGAGTCGGACGAAGCGATGGACCCACCGCTGTGTTGGATTACCAACGAGTTCGACCGTTCGCCGGCCGAGCTGTTATGGGTGCCGGAAGATTGCTGGGGCTCGCTGGGCGGATCCCTGCTCAACCTTTCGTATGGTTACGGCAAGGTCTATGTCGTGCCGTTTGAAAGTATCGACGGCCTGAAGCAAGGAGGCATGTGCGAACTGCCACTGCCGCAGTTCCCCACCGGGACTGCTCGTGGCCGCTTCAATCCAGACGACAGCCAGTTGTATGTGTGCGGGATGTTTGCCTGGGGGAGCAATCAGCATCAGCCTGGCGGCTTCTACCGCATCCGCCGCACCGAACAGCCGGTCTATTTGCCTGTTGGATTGAAAGCCACCACAGACGGCATTCAAATCACGTTCTCGGATAAGCTCGATCCCAAGACATCGACTAGTCCCGAGAACTACGCCATCACCGCATGGGACTTGCAGCGCAGCAAGAACTATGGATCGAAGCACTATAACGAGCGAGCCTGGAAGGCCAGCGCGGCGAAGCTTTCCGCCGATAGAAAAACGGTCACGTTGACTCTGCCTGATATCGAACCGACCTGGGGCATGGAGATCCGCTGCTTCCTGAAGTCGGAAGAAGGGGCTCCGGTGAACGTGCGGATTCACAACACGATTCATCGCCTGGGCGAAAGCTAA
- a CDS encoding RNA polymerase sigma factor yields MDQHESHLRQTLIDGLNRQNEDAVGRVFAIYSQRLARLAAGKIEPQLDRRFDGEDVVQSVFRTFFRRHEQGSFDIQTDRQLWNLLVTITIFKTRSYARRHKADKRDVAAEQELPEHFSFLAQAPQPEDAIALWEEVDLVLEGLPQKAGLILAARLEGKNKSEIAENLAISRQTVHRICTLLDERLRERFDVI; encoded by the coding sequence ATGGACCAGCACGAATCACACCTGCGGCAAACGCTGATCGATGGCTTGAATCGCCAAAACGAAGACGCCGTCGGCCGTGTTTTTGCGATCTATTCTCAGCGTCTTGCACGACTGGCGGCCGGCAAGATCGAACCTCAGCTCGATCGACGATTCGACGGCGAGGACGTTGTGCAGTCGGTCTTCCGGACCTTCTTTCGGCGACACGAGCAAGGCAGCTTCGACATCCAGACCGATCGCCAACTCTGGAATCTGCTGGTCACCATCACCATCTTCAAGACCCGCTCGTATGCTCGACGGCACAAAGCAGACAAACGCGACGTGGCTGCGGAACAAGAACTACCTGAGCACTTCAGTTTCCTCGCTCAGGCCCCCCAGCCGGAAGATGCGATCGCGTTATGGGAAGAAGTGGATCTGGTCTTGGAGGGACTGCCACAAAAAGCAGGCCTGATCCTTGCCGCGCGGCTTGAGGGGAAAAACAAGTCCGAAATCGCCGAGAATCTTGCCATTTCCCGGCAAACGGTCCATCGAATCTGTACTTTGCTCGACGAACGCTTGCGTGAGCGATTCGACGTAATTTAA